Within the Glycine max cultivar Williams 82 chromosome 12, Glycine_max_v4.0, whole genome shotgun sequence genome, the region GAAGATAAAGACCCTATCACAAAGAAGATGATCACATTATATCAACCTACACTATCAACAGAGGACTATAAAAGCCAACAGAATTCTACAGTCCAGGTATGCCTAATCCCTAACCATCTTGAGACTCATACTGACTTGAGAGTCAGAGTCTTTACAATTGGCTTCCCGCCTATCACTCCGACCAGGAGTCTGAGCATCAGAGCATTGGGTCAGATACGACACACAAGAAGATCAAGTGGTCAACCAGGAAGCTCTTGAGAAGCACGTAGAGGCTCCCTTTTGGGCTAGATCATAACACTTTATAATAGTTCAACCAGCACAAGACCATCATTTTAAAGCTTGACCACACAGTCCGATAGTCACTTGATGCCTATTCACTCCTTAGCACTCAGACTTCTATAAATCATTCATTCCActtatttgacaaaatttataaGACAAACAGACATACAAGAATAAAGAAACTCACACCACATAAGCTCAACAACAAAGTCAAGCGTTTACCCACCGAATTAATTCCGTAATGAACATAAAAtgttacaaattaaattatacatttaattccagTTCAATGCCTGATCCTGTTATTAAGTTCTTAACCTAGCCATATTAGGACCACCTTATGAAGAACTAAAGCAAAACATCATGCAAAACCATCAACATTTTCAAGCATGTGACGATCGAGAATTATTATTTATCAGCAAAGGAAGAAGCAAAACCACTAGCGAGAAGCCTCTCAACATACTTGCCGAGAATATCCACCTCAAGATTCACTTTTTCTCCGACATTCTTCAGAGGAATCACCACTTTCTGCTGAGTGTAAGCAACCAACATGAAATTGAAACACTCTTCATGGTCAAACACATCGACCACAGTCAAACTAGTCCCATCCACAGCAATGAACCCTTTAGGCACAATGTACTTCAACAACCCCTTATCAGCTTTCACCTTCACCCAGAGCGAATCTCCTTCTGGAACCTTCGACACGATCTCCCCCGTCCCGTCCACGTGACCCTGCACGAAGTGCCCGCCCATGCGGCTCGCCGGCGTCACTGCCCGCTCCAGGTTCACCGCCGACCCGGGCTCCAATTCCGAGAGGGAGGTCTTTCGGAGCGTCTCCGGCGACAGGCCCACCGTGAAGTCGGCGACTTTGGTGTCGAATTCTGTAACGGTCAGGCACGTGCCGTTCACGGCGATGCTGTCGCCGAGGTTTACGCCGTCCAGGACGGTGGAGGCCGCGATTTTGAGGTCGACGCCGCCGTGTGGGGAGATGCCCAGCTGCTTGACGGTGCCCATTTCCTCCACGATGCCGGTGAAGAGGCATGCGGGGGTGGAGGGGCAGCGGCGAGTGGGGGCGCGTGATGTGAGGGGGAGGAAGGCGCGTAGAGGGGAAGGTCTGGAAATAGGATTGAGTTTGAGATAGGTGGGGTGGGAAGTGTGGGAAGTGTGGGAAGTGTGGGTTGTTGCGGTGATTCTCGGGGTGGTGGGTGTTAAGGTCAGAGAGGGTGAAATTGTCATTTTGGcaatgttgtgttgtgttggaACACTCTTCTCGGTGAAGTAGGTGCCGCCGGCAAGTAGAAGTAGCAACAGAGCactgtgttgtgttgtgtctgTGTTTGGTAACACCCAGTCTGCGATTGACCTTTGGGACAAAAGATACcttaggttaaaatatattattgtgtATTGCAATAATTGCAATGAGTAATgcttatttatatttcttaattaaataatttaagatttaataataattgatttttggGTATGAAATTATCTATGTTGAAAATCCACCTTCTGTTAACATTAATCACCAgactattttatatcaatactaatattaatattatagtcaataaaaaaaatcattttgtgaatatttgatTTACCATTGAAATTGTTATGGTAATGCATATCTAACGGATAAAAACTCCAATGCAGATTTAAtggataaaaacaaaatgaacatataaaataagatcatgatttattgaaaaatttactTTTGTCTCATACTTACAAGGGTGTATTGgattaagatttcaaaggattttaaaagacttttttatgattaaaaagtcttgtggtattcaatcaagacttttataaaatataaacaaattttgtAGCATTCAATTAAgacaataaagattttttttcaggACAACAAAATCTGTTGGTATTCAATTGAGATTTCTTACCacttttaaaatgtcttttggtattcaaaagtaaatagatTTTGATGGATTCTTCTGTGGAATGGATTTTGAGAGACTTTTTAGTTagaaatacacataaaatactCCTCCAATAATCTCACCCAAACCCTTGAGACTTTTCATAATCTTCCAaagactttttcttctcctGCCGAACAAGACACAAACCACTACCAGGTTCATTctcttacaacttttttttttttaatggcaaTCGATAATCAATATTGTTCATACTATATGTATATTAcgcaaatcaaaagaaaagggtGCTGTATATGCTTCAAGATTTCGTATTCATATTGTTTTCAACGTCCAGGCAATGAATATGCATCAAAAGAATGGCAATTGATATGTATCAAGATTtcatattgcttttttttagtactgtatatgcaaatcaaaataaaaaaactctttttttttctgtttcttcaacttgtttttttacaacgtccattattattattattattttcttgtgttattattaaaatgttaattattaatgtgttattattatttttttgacagcgtgttattattattattattgtgttaataattttttaattgttattgtgttattattattgttattttgttaatagttttttttttaaatgattttatgatatatgagtattatttttatggaaaatgctaacatgtgcccttaagacacttgttagtgtattatgtatagaaattttgtattgaaagttgtgcaatttacttttttaaaagtcaaaaattgatgtttttaaGACATAGTTACTATTGGAAGTATCCTTAACATGTGCCCTAAGTGCGCATGTTAGCATGacccttattttattattaggtagttttttattggtttttctatTGAATTGTATATTATTCGGGATATAGTCACTATACTTTTGACAATTaggaaacaataactatttttgtcaaataactagtttcttatatatatattagcgaTCAAATGGGGGAttcacaagaaaataacaaaggaaAGAGTAGAGACAAAGATAATTATGTATCTTGGACTATGGAGGATACCAATGAGTTGTTGCACCTCTTGGTGGATGCTATGAATAGCGGATTGCGTGATGCCAATGGGTCACTTAGCAAACAAAATGTAGAACGAATAATACTTCCTCAACTCAATGCAAAAACTAAATTCCCTAAAACTTATAGTCATTATTTGAGTCGGATGAAGTGGTTTCGAAACCAGTATAACATGATGTCAACCCTTATGCGCAACAACTCTGGCTTTGGATGGGACCCAATTGGAAAAACTTTCACTGCTCATGAGGATGTATGGAAAGATTACTTAAAGGTGAGCTAAGttcataatcttttaaatatattaatagttataaatttagtaaattataatatttgtagtatattaacaatgattttttttttagtcccaCCCAAGTCACAGCAAACTTCGAGGAAAAAGTATGGTTGATTATGAGTATTTGAAGATCGTTGTTGGGGGTGGAGTTTCTAGCGGGAATAATTCTATATCAGTCGATCCAGATGATACTGATGCAACAACTTTTGAGCCAGAAAATAGAACTGTTGGGATAGAAGAATTTTCATATGATCCTAATAGTGATACATTCATAACACCAAATAACTATGAACCAGCATATCAGCCTCCATCACCAAACCAACCAAGTCCACCATCCCACCCCCCTTTAGATTCAGAGGTTCccatagaaaaacaaaactgtcacAAGCGAAGGAGATCCGAGTATGGAGGGAGTTCAAGCGCTGTTGGGATCAACAATCAAGGCAACGTTCTGGAAAATCTTTCTGTTGGCATTGGGACTATtgctgtgaattttgaaaaaatatccaacatgatggagaaaagagaaaaagatagagaTAGAGATAGAGAGCTCGAGGGTATTATTTGGgatgttataaaagaaattccAAATTTGGATGACATAACGCGTTTCAAGACAGCTGAATTGTTAAATACTAAAgcaaaaaaggattttttcttgaagatgtcacCGGAAGAACGCTCATCTTGGATAAACTTTAAGTTagggaataattaatattttgatcatctattattaacatattattttaaacatcatGAGTTTGTTGAACTGTATCTTTTGGGTCTCTATTTTGGTTGAagtatttggtttgttttttggtCGAACTATTATGGTTGTATTTTGGTTGAaatatttggtttgttttttggtCGAACTATTATGGTTGAAGTATTTAggttatatattttgtgaaattgTTGTGGTTAaactttagttatatttattttatatatgaatttgtatTAACTTTGATATTAACTTTGATATTGACTTATAACCATGACCATGACATAAAGAACGAAGAAATGGATGGAGATATATATAATGAAGATACAAATGATGAAGATATAGATGACGAGGAAACAAATGAAGAATTTTATGAAGCCACATACACATATGTGATGGAAATTTATGCTTTAATAGatatattaaatcaatttttgaatATGATGCGTGGTGAACATATTGAACGTCCATTAACTCGACGACAAATTACTAGTCGGGGATATGACTATATACACAAAGCATTAAACGATGATCCTGCAAT harbors:
- the LOC100809163 gene encoding riboflavin synthase, with the protein product MTISPSLTLTPTTPRITATTHTSHTSHTSHPTYLKLNPISRPSPLRAFLPLTSRAPTRRCPSTPACLFTGIVEEMGTVKQLGISPHGGVDLKIAASTVLDGVNLGDSIAVNGTCLTVTEFDTKVADFTVGLSPETLRKTSLSELEPGSAVNLERAVTPASRMGGHFVQGHVDGTGEIVSKVPEGDSLWVKVKADKGLLKYIVPKGFIAVDGTSLTVVDVFDHEECFNFMLVAYTQQKVVIPLKNVGEKVNLEVDILGKYVERLLASGFASSFADK
- the LOC102665745 gene encoding uncharacterized protein At2g29880: MGDSQENNKGKSRDKDNYVSWTMEDTNELLHLLVDAMNSGLRDANGSLSKQNVERIILPQLNAKTKFPKTYSHYLSRMKWFRNQYNMMSTLMRNNSGFGWDPIGKTFTAHEDVWKDYLKSHPSHSKLRGKSMVDYEYLKIVVGGGVSSGNNSISVDPDDTDATTFEPENRTVGIEEFSYDPNSDTFITPNNYEPAYQPPSPNQPSPPSHPPLDSEVPIEKQNCHKRRRSEYGGSSSAVGINNQGNVLENLSVGIGTIAVNFEKISNMMEKREKDRDRDRELEGIIWDVIKEIPNLDDITRFKTAELLNTKAKKDFFLKMSPEERSSWINFKLGNN